In Paenibacillus dendritiformis, the DNA window GGAACAACATCGCCCTGTCCGAACGCGACATTCAGTACGCCATCGATTTGGCTCAGGATTGGAAAGTCCATGAACTGCTCGATCTGTTCAGAGGCGAGATTGCCCACACTTACCGGGGCAAGCCGATACGGGTGAAGACGATTGGGCAGAGGCATTATGTATCCACCATTAAGAAGAAGGACATCGTGTTCGGCATCGGCCCGGCGGGGACAGGCAAGACGTATTTGGCCGTCGTCCTGGCGGTGATGGCGCTGAAGGAAGGAGCGGTCAAGCGGATCGTATTGACCCGGCCGGCCGTAGAGGCCGGCGAGAATCTGGGCTTCCTTCCGGGGGATCTGCAGGAGAAGGTAGACCCGTATTTGCGGCCGCTGTATGATGCGCTGTATGACGTGATGGGCCTGGATCAAGTCGGGAAAGCATTGGAACGGGGACTGATCGAGGTCGCGCCGCTTGCTTACATGCGCGGCCGCACGTTAGATGACGCGTTCATTATTTTGGACGAAGCACAGAATACGACGCCCGAACAGATGAAGATGTTCCTCACACGGCTCGGCTTCGGCTCGAAGATGGTCATCACCGGAGACATCACCCAGATCGATCTGCCGCGCGGCAAGCGCTCGGGCCTGGTGGAGGCTTCTCATATTTTGCATGAGATTGAAGAAATCGGCTTTGTGCACTTTGCCGAGCAGGATGTCGTTCGTCATTCCTTAGTGCAGAAAATTATTACAGCTTATCAAAAGGATAGCGAAAACCAAGGATAGAGAGGGTTGTTCTCTATGCTAAAGACAAATCGTTCCGGCGACGGAAGCAAGCCGGCCCGGCAAGTGAATATGTCCGGTTGGAAATACAGCGTGGGCGTGCGCTTTCTTTTGTTTTTTCTCATCACGCTGCTGTTCTATCTCAGCTTGGCTCCGAGCGTGCTGCCGGAGAAATTCGATATTGAGGTCAACGTGCGGAGCGAGAAGGACATTATCGCGCCGATTCAGATACCGGACAAGAAGGCAACGCTCAAAGCCCAGGATCAGGCGGCCGAACGGGTGCAGCCGATATACGATATCATATCTTTGCGGAATGAGCGTCTGTCAGACAGCATATTCGATCGGATCGAGCAATTGAACTCGGACGAGACGATCTCTTATTCCCAGAAGGTGGACGTATTCCGCCGGGAGATTCCGGAGATGGTGAAGGATCATGTGCGCCAGTTCCTGACGACGGGACGGAATACCAATACCTATTCTAGCGTGATGCTCGAGGAAATAAGCAAGCGTCTCGAAGAGCAGACTTACCGTATTCCCGAGGAGACGTATATCAAGATCGCGAGATTGACCAAAGAAGATATTACGGAAATGAAATCGGTCGCGCGGGAGCTCGTCTCGAAGCTGATGAGCGATGCGGTGCCCGAAGCGGCGATCGCCCGGGCGAAGGTGCCTGAATACGTCAACGCCAGCTCCCTGAACAAGCGCTCGGCGCGCGAAGTCGTGCAGGAACTGGTCCGGCTGGTCATTACGCCGAACAAGTTTTACGACGATGAAGCGACGAAGGAAGCGAAGGTTCAAGCCCGGGAGAATACGCCGCCGGTATTTATTAAGCAGGGCGATATTTTCGTCAAAAAGGGCCAGCTGATCACCCAAGAAATGTATGATCTGCTGCGTGAGAACGATCTGCTGAAGACCGAAGTCAACTATTGGCCGCAATTCGGCCTGCTGCTTCTGTCGGCCCTGTTCTCGCTTGTCTTGTTCATGTTCATGCGCCAGGCAAGTCATACGCATTTCAAGTTCAACAATGTGCAGCTGTTGATGTTGCTGCTTATTTTCACGATCAACATCATTGCCGTTCATATTATCGCGTACTCGCAGACGGAAGACGCGGTATTTATCGGCTACGCGGCGCCGGTCGCCATGGGCGTCATGCTGATTACGCTCTTGATCGATCTGCCGCTTGCCTATATTAGCGCGGTCGTATTGAGCGTCGTCGCCAGCATTATTTTGAACACGCATCAGGGCGCCTTATTCGATTTTCATTTTGGCTTTTTTGCCCTCGTCACATCCTATGCGGCGATATTCGCGATCCACCGCGCGAGCCAGCGCTCGACGATATTGAAGGCGGGCATAATGGTGTGCATTTTCGGCAGCTTGACGGTGCTGACGCTGTCCATGCTGAACGGAGATGCGCTCAATCAGCGCGAGACGATGCTTGCGGCGGCGTTCGCCTTCGCGAGCGGGCTGCTGAATGCGGTGCTGGTGATGGGATTGATGCCGTTTTTCGAGGTGACCTTCGGCATTTTGTCCGCGCTGAAGCTGGTCGAGCTGTCGAACCCGAACCATCCGCTGCTTCGGAAGCTCCTGACCGAGACGCCGGGCACGTATCACCACAGCGTCATGGTCGGCAATCTCGCCGAGCAGGCGGCCGAAGCGATCGGCGCCAACGGGCTGCTCTGCCGCGTCGGCGCGTTCTACCACGATATCGGCAAGACGAAGCGTCCGAGCTATTTCATCGAGAATCAGACGAATATGGACAATCCGCATGATTTCATCGATCCGAAGCTGAGCACTTCGATTATTGTCGCCCATGCCCGCGACGGGGCCGAGATGCTCAAGGACTACAAGCTGCCGAAGCCGATTCGGGATATCGCCGAGCAGCATCACGGCACGACGTTTTTGAAGTATTTCTATTACAAGGCGCTGAAGCTGGCCAAGGAGCAGGGCAAGGAGCCTGATTTCACGGAGGATGACTTCCGTTATCCGGGACCGAAGGCGCAATCGAAGGAAGCGGCCGTCGTCGGCATTGCCGACTGCGTGGAAGCGGCGGTGCGTTCGCTCCGCCACCCGACCGTGGAGCAGATCGAATCGATGATTCAAAAAATCATTAAAGACCGTCTGGATGACAATCAATTCAATGAATGCGATCTGACCCTGCGCGAATTGGACATTATCGGCCAGTCGCTGAAGCAGACCGTCATGGGGATATTCCATTCCCGGATCGAATATCCGGACGATCCGAAGGCGAAGCAGGGCGGCGACAAGCCGGAAGCCGGGTCCGGCGAGAAGAAGGAGCCGCAGGCGGATAAGGCGGTTGTCGAGGCGCAGTCCGACCAAGCGCCAAGGCCGGGAGCCGAGCCGAAGCCGGAAGCGTCAAGCAGCGAACCGGATTCGCTACCGGACGACAAATCGTAGAGTGTGATGAAGGAGATTACGGAACATGCACACACTGAAGCTGGAATGGAACAATGATCAGGAGAAGCTTCCGATTGAACCGCCGCTCATCGAGCTGCTGGAGCGGATATTGCAAGAAGCGGCCCGGGCGGAAGGCGTGGATGGCGGAGAGGTGGCCCTCACCTTCGTCGACGACGCGGCCATCCACGAGTTGAACCGCGAGTATCGCGGCATCGATCGCCCGACGGACGTGCTGTCCTTCGCGATGCGCGAATCGACCGATGAAGAGATGGACATCTTATACGAAGTGGAAGAGGATGCCGAGCTGGAAGGCCTCAACGATGATTTGCTGGGAGACATTATCATCTCCACCGAACGCGCGCAGGCCCAGGCCGACGAATACGGTCATTCCCTTGAACGGGAAATCGGATTTTTGTTCGTGCACGGCTTCCTGCATCTGCTCGGCTATGATCATCAGGACGAGAAGAGCGAGCGCGAGATGATGGACAAGCAGGAGGCGGTTCTTGCCCGGGTTGGGCTGAACCGCTAATGAGACGGCCGTGGGCGGACACATTCCGGGCAGCCTGGGAAGGCATCCTCTATGCTCTCCGCACCCAGCGAAATATGCGCGTGCATGCGGCGGCCGCCGTGGCGGCCTGTCTGTTGGGAGCGGGCTTCGGGATATCGGCCGGCGAATGGCTGTGGCTGATTCTCGCGATCACGCTGGTGGTGTCAGCTGAACTGATCAATACGGCGGTGGAATCAGCGGTCGATCTGACGATGCCCGACCTGCATCCTCTTGCTAAAATCGCGAAGGATACCGCCGCCGGAGCCGTGTTGGTGACGGCGGTATTTGCCGTTATTGTCGGGGCGGTCTTGTTCGCAGGGCGTCTGCTGCAACTGCTGCGGAGCTTCTTATAAGGACCGTTCCCGCAATGGTCTTGTCATGGCGAATCGATTCGGGAAGTAACCTCTTTGCGGCATCCCCTGCAGCATCGAATCGCCGCGGAACCGATGGAACGCATCGCAAGCGGTGACTGCCGGAATTGCATTTATTTTGCAGCGGCGGTCACCGCTTGCGTACATATATGATAAAATAAACGGGAGGCAACTTGCGTTGAACACATTTCAAGACGAACCGAAACCGACTCGAACTTCATTCAAATCGGGCTTTGTAGCGATCGTTGGACGGCCGAATGTCGGCAAGTCGACGTTAATGAATCATGTGATCGGGCAGAAAATCGCCATTATGTCCGACAAGCCGCAGACCACGCGGAACAAAATTCACGGCGTCTATACAACGGAAGATACGCAAATCGTATTTCTCGATACGCCGGGAATTCATAAGCGCAAATCGAAGCTGGGCGATTATATGAACCAGGTGGCCTATAACACCTTGAACGAGGTGGAGGTCATTTTATTTCTTGTCGATGTTTCAGCGGGCCTCGGAAGCGGGGATAAATTTGTTATGGAGCAGCTGGCGAAGGTGAAGACGCCGGTCATTCTCGTGATGAACAAAATTGATCAGGTGCACCCCGATGAGCTGCCGCCAATGATTAAGTCGTATCATGAACTGTTCGAATTCGCGGAGATCGTGCCTATCTCTGCGCTTCACGGCAATAACGTCAACCGGCTGCTGGACGTGCTCGGCTCCTATATGCCGGAAGGGCCGAAGTATTATCCGGACGATCAGATCACCGATCATCCGGAGCAGTTCGTCGTGGCCGAGCTGATCCGGGAGAAAATATTGCACCTTACCCGGGAAGAGATCCCGCACTCGATAGCGGTCGCGATCGAGGATATGAGACTGCAGGATAACGGCGTCGTGTATATCTCCGCCGTGATCTATGTCGAGCGCGATTCTCAGAAGGGCATCGTCATCGGCAAGCAAGGCGCGCTCCTGAAGGAGATTGGCAAGCTTGCCCGCCAGGATATTGAGCATTTGCTCGGATCGAAAACGTTCATGGAGCTATGGGTCAAAGTGAAGAAGGACTGGCGAAATCAAGAGCGGATTCTTCGCGATCTCGGCTTCCGCCACGATGCGTAAAAGCGGCGGCAGGCGGGTTCTTTCACGCATTCGTCCGTGCCGATCGTGACCAAATATTGCATGGGATAATCTTGATACCGCAGCGCAACCTAAGGATGGAACGCATAGTCATTTCCAACGAAAGGGGATATACGGATGCATGATTTCTCGTGGAACGTATTTGCCATGACGGGAGATGTTGATGCTTATTTGTTGTATAAGCAGTCCAGACAGCTGTCGGAAACGGAAGAATCTTCGCTAGACGTACCGCCGTTGGAGAGTTCAGCGGAATCATAGATTTATAGCGGTTGTTCAAAAAGTCCCGCTTTTAAACATTTATTGCCATTTAAGCCGCGTAATGCGCATGGGGAGGACGAGCGTGCTATATCGGGTGGAAGGAATCGTCATCCGCAGTATGGATTATGGGGAAGGGAACAAGATCATCACGCTATGCACCAAACCGCACGGCAAAGTCGGCGTCCTGGTGCGGGGAGCCAAGAAGGTGCGCAGCCGTCATGCGGCTGCCACTCAGCTCTTTACATACGGGGAATATGTCTTTTTCCGGGGAATGGGGCATATCGGCACCTTGAATTCATGCGAGATTCTGGAGGGGCATCATACGCTGCGCGAGCAGCTTCATCTGGCCGCCTACGCCTCTTATGCCGTAGAATTGGTCGATCGGGCCTTGCAGGACGAGGAGGCCGGCGGCGCCATGTTCGATCAACTGCATGCCTATTTGGAGGCGCTGCAAGCCGGCAAGGATGCGCAGGTGACGACGCATCTGCTGGAGATGAAGCTGTGGCAGCGCACGGGCGTCGCTCCGCAGCTCTACGCCTGCGTCAGCTGCGGCAGGGAGGACGAGCTGAGCGGAGTCGGGTGGCGTCTCGGCGGAGCGCTCTGCCGTGCCTGCCTGATGCGGGAGCATGAGCGGTACAAGGCGGGCCCGGCGATGCTGAACCTGCTCCGCCAGTTCGAGAAGACGGATCTCCGCCGGCTGGGGAATGTGTCGTTGAAGCCGGAGACGAAGCTGCGGCTGCGCGCGTTCATGCGCGGCTATATGGACACGCATGTCGGCGTCCGCTTGAAGTCGCAGCAGTTCCTCGATCAGATGGAGAAGTATGATTTGGGCAATCTTGACGAGTAGAATGCCATTCGTTATAATGAATCCAAGCTGTAGATAGATTGGCTTGCGTTGAAGAAGGAAGTAGTTCGTCCAAGCTTCGAGACATAGCGATCCGGGGATGGTGGAAGCCCGGACGAACGGGCGAATGAACAGGCACTTTGGAGCAAGGAACGGAGAAAGTGGAATGATTGCGGCTGACGCGCACATATTTATGGCGCAATGGCTGAGCCAATCGTTCAAGTAGGGTGGAACCGCGGGAAGATAACTCTCGTCCCTACGTCTGGCAGCAGACGTAGGGCGGGAGTTTTTTTGCGCGCTCGTCGGGGCTGCCGCGAATGTAAAGGCAAAGGAGAGAAAGCCATGAATTTTCAGCAAATGATTTTAACGCTTCAACAATTCTGGTCCGAGCAGAATTGTATCCTCGTCCAGCCCTATGACGTGGAAAAGGGCGCCGGGACAATGAATCCGATGACGTTTTTGCGCTCCATCGGGCCCGAGCCGTGGAATGTCGCTTATGTGGAGCCATCCCGCCGCCCGGCGGACGGCCGCTATGGGGAGAACCCGAACCGGCTGTATCAGCATCATCAGTTCCAAGTGATTCTGAAGCCTTCGCCGGACAATATTCAGGAGCTCTATCTTGACAGCTTGCGCCGACTCGGCATTGATCCGCTTCAGCATGACATCCGGTTCGTCGAGGATAACTGGGAGGCTCCGACGCTGGGCGCATGGGGGCTCGGCTGGGAAGTATGGCTGGACGGGATGGAGATTACGCAGTTCACTTATTTCCAGCAGGTCGGGGGCATTGACGCTCATCCGGTATCGGTCGAGATTACGTATGGGCTGGAGCGCCTGGCTTCGTATATTCAAGAAAAAGAAAATGTGTTCGATCTGGAATGGGTCGATGGGGTCACCTACGGCGACGTCTTCCACCAGCCGGAATACGAGCATTCGAAATATACGTTTGAAGTGAGCGACACGGCGATGCTGTTCTCGCTGTTCACGATGTATGAGCAGGAAGCGAACCGGGCGATGGCGCAGCATCTCGTGTTCCCGGCCTACGATTATGTGCTCAAATGCTCGCACACGTTCAATCTGCTCGATGCGCGCGGAGCCATCAGCGTGACCGAACGCACCGGGTATATTGTGCGGGTGCGCAATCTGGCCCGCCAGGTGGCGGCCACGTATTTGGAGGAACGGGAGAAGCTCGGCTTCCCGCTGTTGAAGAAGGGAGAGGAACGCCATGCCTAAAGATATACTGTTGGAGCTTGGACTGGAAGAAGTGCCGGCACGCTTCATGCGCCCCGCGATGGAGCAGCTGGAGAGCCGGATGGAGCGCTGGCTGAAGGAATCTCGGATCGGATTCGCCGGCATCCAAGTGTACGGGACGCCTCGCCGATTGGCGGTCATCGTTCGCGAAGCTGCCGATAAGCAGACGGATATTCACGAGGAAGTAAAAGGACCGGCCCGCAAGATTGCGCTTGACGTGAACGGCGCATGGACCAAGGCCGCGCTTGGCTTTGCCCGCAGTCAAGGCATTGAGCCGGAGCAGCTGTTTTTCCGGGAGTTGAACGGCGTTGAATACGTGTACGCGAACAAGAGCAGCATCGGGGCGGAGACGTCCGCCGTGCTGGGCGAAGGCCTCGCTTCGCTGATTCAGGCGATGACCTTCCCGAAAAACATGCGGTGGGGAGACAAGGAAATGCGTTATGTTCGCCCGATCCGCTGGATTGTGGCGCTGCATGGAACCGATATTATTCCGCTGGAAATCGCCGGCGTGAAGGCAGGGAACGTATCCCGCGGCCACCGCTTCCTCGGCGGAGACGTGACGATTGACGAGCCTGCTCATTATGTGGAATGCTTGCGCGGGCAGCATGTCATCGCGGATGCCGATGAGCGGGCGGCGGAGATTACGCGCCAGATTGACGCGTTGGCCGCGGAGAAAGGCTGGCATATCGCCGTCAAGGACGATCTGCTGGAAGAGGTGCTGTTCCTGGTCGAGTATCCGACCGTGCTGTACGGCACATTCGATGAAGCGTTCCTGCACATTCCGCAGGATGTGCTGATTACGTCGATGCGCGAGCATCAGCGTTATTTCCCGGTACTGAATGCGGAGCGGCAGCTGCTGCCATACTTCGTGACTGTCCGGAACGGCGACACGGCCGGACTGGATCAGGTCGTCAAGGGCAACGAGAAGGTGCTTCGCGCCCGCTTGTCGGACGCCAAGTTTTTCTACGAGGAAGATCAGAAGCTGCGCATTATCGATTGCGTGCACAAGCTCGATTCGATCGTGTTCCACGAGGAGCTTGGCACCATCGGCGACAAAATCCGCCGGCTGCACGCGATTGCCGACGCGCTCGCCCTGGCGGTGGAGACCGATCGGGAGACGGCGCTGTGGGTAAGCCGGGCAGCGGATATTTGCAAGTTCGACCTTGTAACGCAAATGGTCTATGAATTTCCGGAGCTGCAGGGCATGATGGGAGAGGATTATGCCCGCAAGGCCGGGGAACCGGAAGCGGTCGCCCGCGCCATCAATGAGCATTACAAGCCACGGTATTCCGGCGATCCGGCTCCCGACACGCTGGTTGGCTGCATTATTAGCCTCGCCGATAAGCTGGATACGCTCGTCGGATGCTTCGCCATCGGCATCATTCCGACTGGCTCGCAGGATCCTTACGGCCTGCGCCGCCAAGCGACCGGGATTGTCCAGGTGCTGCTGGAGCGCGGCCTGCCGCTGACGCTTCATATGATGCTCGATATCGCGCTGGATGTGCATGAGAAAGCGCAATTGCTGAAGCGGAGCAGCGAGGAGGTACGGCGGGATCTCGTTGAATTTTTCGGCTTGCGGGTGAAAAATGTGCTGGCGGACACCGTCCGGTACGATGTGGCCGACGCGATCATGGCCTCCGGCTATGACGATGTCAAGCAGACGGTAGCCCGCGCCGAGGCGCTGATGCAGGCCGTCGCCGCCGAGGAATTCAAGCTGACGGCCGAATCGTTCAACCGGGTATGCAATCTGGCGGCCAAGGCGGAATCGGAAGCGATCGATGCCGCCCGGTTCGAGCATGAGGCGGAGCGGGAACTGTTCGAGCGCTGGATCGAAGTGCACGAGGCGTATGAAGCGGCGTTCGCGGATGCGGCCGAAGCGCTTGCCGTGCTGGGACGGCTTCAAGATCCGGTCAACCGCTTCTTCGAGCAAGTGATGGTCATGGCGGAGGATGAGGCGGTCCGGGCGAACCGGCTGGCGCTGCTGGCCAACATCGCGGCCGATATCCGGCGGTATGCCGATTTCTCGAAGCTGGTCTGGGCATCCTGAACCTGCAACGCGGCCGGCGCAGCGTGCGCCGGCATAGCTGGAACATGAAGAAGATCTTCTTCGACATGTTCCTTCCTTTTTGCCCGGGCTTCGACAAAAAACGGCGAATTCCCTTCGGAAATTCACGTTTGCGAAGCAGGATTTTTACGGCTTACAGCGTATATAATAGTAACGGTGAAAATATAGCTTTCCGTTGATGCCGTCTTTATGAAATGGGTGAGTCGCATGTCTGACAAGCTTCGAATTGTGGTGGATGCGGATGCCTGCCCGGTCAAAAACGAGATTATCGCCGCTGCGCTGGAGCACGAGGCCGCCGTTTTGTTCGTCGCTTCCTATGCGGCGTTTGCCCCGGATTGGCAGTTGACGAACTGCGACATTCATACTGTCTTTGTCGATCAGGCGTTCCAGGCGGCGGATATCTATATCGCGAATGCAGCGCGGTCAGGAGACATAGTCGTGACAAGCGACTATGGGTTGGCCGCGCTCTGTCTGCCGCGCGGAGCTTCCGTATTGATGCCGCGGGGCGGGGAATTGACCGCCGATAATGTGGATGAATATTTGTCGAGGCGGCATTTTTCGGCCAAGGCCCGCAGGGCGGGGCTTCGCACGAAGGGGCCCCGCGCGATGAGCGAACAGGACCGGATCAGCTTCCAACATAAGTTGACAAAACTTTTGCAGCGGGAGCAGGAGAAATTGAGCCCGTAGCGAAATAGTAATACGTGTTTAGATGAAGGTGGTTGGACGAACAGTGAGCAATTACGGACTGATTCCCGACGAAGTGCTGGATGAAGTGCTGCAGCGCAATGACATTGTGGATGTCGTCGGCCAATATGTCCATTTGTCGAAGCACGGTAAGTATTTGAAGGGATTGTGTCCGTTCCACTCGGAGAAGACGCCCTCCTTCACCGTTACGCCGGAGAAGCAGATTTTCCATTGCTACGGCTGCGGCAAGAGCGGCAATGTCATTCATTTCATGATGGGCATTGAAGGATATTCTTTTCCGGAGGCGGTTCGGCGCCTCGCCGAAGCGGCGAACATGCAGGTTACTTGGGGCACGGGTTACGCGAAGGCGGAACGGGATCCTTACCATGAGGCGAAGGAGCGGTTGATCGAGGCTCATGAGCTTGCAGGGAAGCTGTATCATTATATTTTAATGAATACGACGCATGGCCAGGCTGCCCTTCAATATTTGCGGAACCGGGGAATCCATGACAAGCTGATCGAGCAATTTCAGATAGGGTATGCCCCTCCGCAGTGGGATACGCTTGTGCAGCTGCTCGGCAAGCGCGAATTCGATCTGGATGCCATGGAAAAGGGCGGTCTTGTCTCGAAGCGGCAGAACGGCAGCGGGTATGTCGATCGCTTCAGGGACCGGATAACGTTCCCGATTTGGAACCGGAATGGGCAAGCGATCGCTTTTGCCGGCCGAATATTGGGGGAAGGACAACCCAAGTATTTGAATTCGCCCGAGACGATGCTGTTCAACAAATCCAAAGTGCTGTACAACTTGCATCATGCCCGGCCTTATATTAAGCGAACCGGCCATATCATTCTGTTCGAAGGATATGCGGATGTCATCCAAGCCTGGGATGCCGAAGTGCAGCATGCGGTAGCGACCATGGGGACCGCGCTGACGCCCGATCATATTACTCAGATGAAGCGGATGGCGGACAGCGTGACCTTGTGCTATGACGGCGATGATGCGGGACAAGCCGCGGCGATGAAGGCGATCCCGATGCTGGAGGAGGCAGGGCTTCACGTGGCGGTTGCCATGATACCCGACCGGATGGATCCCGACGATTTCATTAAGGCGCACGGCGCCGAGCGATTCCGTCATACCATAACGGCGGCTGCGGTCACTCCTACGAAATTCAAGCTTATTTCTTTGCGGAGGAATCATATACTGCTAGAGGATGACGGCAAACGGCGCTTCAAGGATGAAGCGATGCGGGTCATAGCGGCGGTTGAATCGCCGGTGGAACGCGAGCTTCATTTGAAGGAGCTGGCCCAACAGCTCGATCTGCAGGGCGAGTCGTCGTTCGACGCGCTGAAGCAGGAGTGCGCCACGATAAGACAGCGGCAAAAAATGAACGGGCACGGGGATAATCACGACAATTGGTGGAATAATGGTAGAAATGATAAGCGTACCATTGCCCAGCCTGCGCTGCGCCCGGCCTATGTCTATGCGGAGCGGAGCCTGCTGGCTC includes these proteins:
- a CDS encoding PhoH family protein; amino-acid sequence: MTQPTIVKLTLQNVAEGLALFGPQDKYLRMIQSGTDANVMSRDAEISISGEAMEVEKLQQLFEVLLELVRNNIALSERDIQYAIDLAQDWKVHELLDLFRGEIAHTYRGKPIRVKTIGQRHYVSTIKKKDIVFGIGPAGTGKTYLAVVLAVMALKEGAVKRIVLTRPAVEAGENLGFLPGDLQEKVDPYLRPLYDALYDVMGLDQVGKALERGLIEVAPLAYMRGRTLDDAFIILDEAQNTTPEQMKMFLTRLGFGSKMVITGDITQIDLPRGKRSGLVEASHILHEIEEIGFVHFAEQDVVRHSLVQKIITAYQKDSENQG
- a CDS encoding YaiI/YqxD family protein, with product MSDKLRIVVDADACPVKNEIIAAALEHEAAVLFVASYAAFAPDWQLTNCDIHTVFVDQAFQAADIYIANAARSGDIVVTSDYGLAALCLPRGASVLMPRGGELTADNVDEYLSRRHFSAKARRAGLRTKGPRAMSEQDRISFQHKLTKLLQREQEKLSP
- a CDS encoding diacylglycerol kinase family protein, with the protein product MRRPWADTFRAAWEGILYALRTQRNMRVHAAAAVAACLLGAGFGISAGEWLWLILAITLVVSAELINTAVESAVDLTMPDLHPLAKIAKDTAAGAVLVTAVFAVIVGAVLFAGRLLQLLRSFL
- a CDS encoding YqzL family protein, with amino-acid sequence MTGDVDAYLLYKQSRQLSETEESSLDVPPLESSAES
- the glyQ gene encoding glycine--tRNA ligase subunit alpha; the encoded protein is MNFQQMILTLQQFWSEQNCILVQPYDVEKGAGTMNPMTFLRSIGPEPWNVAYVEPSRRPADGRYGENPNRLYQHHQFQVILKPSPDNIQELYLDSLRRLGIDPLQHDIRFVEDNWEAPTLGAWGLGWEVWLDGMEITQFTYFQQVGGIDAHPVSVEITYGLERLASYIQEKENVFDLEWVDGVTYGDVFHQPEYEHSKYTFEVSDTAMLFSLFTMYEQEANRAMAQHLVFPAYDYVLKCSHTFNLLDARGAISVTERTGYIVRVRNLARQVAATYLEEREKLGFPLLKKGEERHA
- the glyS gene encoding glycine--tRNA ligase subunit beta encodes the protein MPKDILLELGLEEVPARFMRPAMEQLESRMERWLKESRIGFAGIQVYGTPRRLAVIVREAADKQTDIHEEVKGPARKIALDVNGAWTKAALGFARSQGIEPEQLFFRELNGVEYVYANKSSIGAETSAVLGEGLASLIQAMTFPKNMRWGDKEMRYVRPIRWIVALHGTDIIPLEIAGVKAGNVSRGHRFLGGDVTIDEPAHYVECLRGQHVIADADERAAEITRQIDALAAEKGWHIAVKDDLLEEVLFLVEYPTVLYGTFDEAFLHIPQDVLITSMREHQRYFPVLNAERQLLPYFVTVRNGDTAGLDQVVKGNEKVLRARLSDAKFFYEEDQKLRIIDCVHKLDSIVFHEELGTIGDKIRRLHAIADALALAVETDRETALWVSRAADICKFDLVTQMVYEFPELQGMMGEDYARKAGEPEAVARAINEHYKPRYSGDPAPDTLVGCIISLADKLDTLVGCFAIGIIPTGSQDPYGLRRQATGIVQVLLERGLPLTLHMMLDIALDVHEKAQLLKRSSEEVRRDLVEFFGLRVKNVLADTVRYDVADAIMASGYDDVKQTVARAEALMQAVAAEEFKLTAESFNRVCNLAAKAESEAIDAARFEHEAERELFERWIEVHEAYEAAFADAAEALAVLGRLQDPVNRFFEQVMVMAEDEAVRANRLALLANIAADIRRYADFSKLVWAS
- a CDS encoding HD family phosphohydrolase, whose protein sequence is MLKTNRSGDGSKPARQVNMSGWKYSVGVRFLLFFLITLLFYLSLAPSVLPEKFDIEVNVRSEKDIIAPIQIPDKKATLKAQDQAAERVQPIYDIISLRNERLSDSIFDRIEQLNSDETISYSQKVDVFRREIPEMVKDHVRQFLTTGRNTNTYSSVMLEEISKRLEEQTYRIPEETYIKIARLTKEDITEMKSVARELVSKLMSDAVPEAAIARAKVPEYVNASSLNKRSAREVVQELVRLVITPNKFYDDEATKEAKVQARENTPPVFIKQGDIFVKKGQLITQEMYDLLRENDLLKTEVNYWPQFGLLLLSALFSLVLFMFMRQASHTHFKFNNVQLLMLLLIFTINIIAVHIIAYSQTEDAVFIGYAAPVAMGVMLITLLIDLPLAYISAVVLSVVASIILNTHQGALFDFHFGFFALVTSYAAIFAIHRASQRSTILKAGIMVCIFGSLTVLTLSMLNGDALNQRETMLAAAFAFASGLLNAVLVMGLMPFFEVTFGILSALKLVELSNPNHPLLRKLLTETPGTYHHSVMVGNLAEQAAEAIGANGLLCRVGAFYHDIGKTKRPSYFIENQTNMDNPHDFIDPKLSTSIIVAHARDGAEMLKDYKLPKPIRDIAEQHHGTTFLKYFYYKALKLAKEQGKEPDFTEDDFRYPGPKAQSKEAAVVGIADCVEAAVRSLRHPTVEQIESMIQKIIKDRLDDNQFNECDLTLRELDIIGQSLKQTVMGIFHSRIEYPDDPKAKQGGDKPEAGSGEKKEPQADKAVVEAQSDQAPRPGAEPKPEASSSEPDSLPDDKS
- the era gene encoding GTPase Era, which translates into the protein MNTFQDEPKPTRTSFKSGFVAIVGRPNVGKSTLMNHVIGQKIAIMSDKPQTTRNKIHGVYTTEDTQIVFLDTPGIHKRKSKLGDYMNQVAYNTLNEVEVILFLVDVSAGLGSGDKFVMEQLAKVKTPVILVMNKIDQVHPDELPPMIKSYHELFEFAEIVPISALHGNNVNRLLDVLGSYMPEGPKYYPDDQITDHPEQFVVAELIREKILHLTREEIPHSIAVAIEDMRLQDNGVVYISAVIYVERDSQKGIVIGKQGALLKEIGKLARQDIEHLLGSKTFMELWVKVKKDWRNQERILRDLGFRHDA
- the recO gene encoding DNA repair protein RecO; translated protein: MLYRVEGIVIRSMDYGEGNKIITLCTKPHGKVGVLVRGAKKVRSRHAAATQLFTYGEYVFFRGMGHIGTLNSCEILEGHHTLREQLHLAAYASYAVELVDRALQDEEAGGAMFDQLHAYLEALQAGKDAQVTTHLLEMKLWQRTGVAPQLYACVSCGREDELSGVGWRLGGALCRACLMREHERYKAGPAMLNLLRQFEKTDLRRLGNVSLKPETKLRLRAFMRGYMDTHVGVRLKSQQFLDQMEKYDLGNLDE
- the ybeY gene encoding rRNA maturation RNase YbeY, whose translation is MHTLKLEWNNDQEKLPIEPPLIELLERILQEAARAEGVDGGEVALTFVDDAAIHELNREYRGIDRPTDVLSFAMRESTDEEMDILYEVEEDAELEGLNDDLLGDIIISTERAQAQADEYGHSLEREIGFLFVHGFLHLLGYDHQDEKSEREMMDKQEAVLARVGLNR